From Caminibacter mediatlanticus TB-2, the proteins below share one genomic window:
- the cobA gene encoding uroporphyrinogen-III C-methyltransferase translates to MLVNLINKKFLVIGAGRVAKQKCDVLSKMGEEFKVITKEKMNNFPYEVEMKEFSIEDTKGFDVVIDATGNEEVTKKLIENKNFLLNVVDKPEFCDFYFGSIAKKGDLSILVSSNGTAPRLTQVIRDRCERILGDFEVDREMNYEEIKRNSAKAFLIGCGPGAVDLLTIRAYNTLKTLEVALYDHLVNPEILELLPKNCEKIYVGKVKGKHSRSQEEINEIILKYLNEGKIVGRLKSGHPFVFGRGAEEVEAIVNAGFEVEVVEGLSSAMSGPANAGIPLTIRGSKDSFIVVSAHLRGNRINLNWIDLLLRENIRVIVLMGLSRIKHIQKKALEIGIDENREVYIISNVSLENQITIKTTIKDMLKDSKKATRPAIIVF, encoded by the coding sequence ATGTTAGTAAATTTAATTAATAAAAAATTTTTAGTAATTGGTGCTGGAAGAGTAGCTAAACAAAAGTGTGATGTTTTAAGTAAAATGGGTGAAGAGTTTAAAGTTATCACAAAAGAAAAAATGAATAATTTTCCATATGAAGTAGAAATGAAAGAATTTAGTATTGAAGATACAAAAGGATTTGATGTTGTAATTGATGCAACGGGTAATGAAGAAGTTACCAAAAAACTAATTGAAAATAAAAATTTTTTATTAAATGTAGTAGATAAGCCAGAATTTTGCGATTTTTATTTTGGAAGTATTGCAAAAAAAGGAGATTTATCTATTTTAGTTTCTTCAAATGGAACTGCTCCTCGCCTTACACAAGTAATTAGAGATAGATGTGAGAGGATTTTAGGAGACTTTGAAGTGGATAGAGAGATGAATTATGAAGAAATTAAAAGAAATTCAGCAAAAGCATTTTTAATAGGTTGTGGGCCTGGGGCTGTTGATTTGCTTACAATTAGGGCATACAATACATTAAAAACTCTTGAAGTTGCTTTATATGACCATTTAGTAAATCCTGAAATCTTAGAGCTTTTACCTAAAAATTGTGAGAAGATTTATGTAGGAAAAGTAAAAGGCAAACATTCAAGAAGTCAAGAAGAGATAAATGAAATTATTTTGAAATATCTAAATGAAGGAAAAATTGTAGGAAGGTTAAAATCTGGTCATCCTTTTGTTTTTGGAAGAGGGGCTGAGGAAGTTGAAGCTATTGTAAATGCTGGATTTGAAGTTGAGGTAGTAGAAGGTCTTAGTAGTGCTATGAGTGGTCCTGCAAATGCAGGAATTCCTTTAACTATAAGAGGAAGTAAAGATAGTTTTATTGTGGTATCAGCTCATTTAAGAGGTAATAGGATAAATTTAAACTGGATAGATTTACTTCTTAGAGAAAATATAAGAGTTATTGTATTAATGGGGCTTAGCCGTATAAAACATATACAAAAAAAGGCTCTTGAAATAGGTATTGATGAAAACAGAGAAGTTTATATAATCTCAAATGTGAGTTTAGAAAATCAAATAACAATTAAAACTACTATAAAAGATATGTTAAAAGACTCAAAAAAAGCTACTCGTCCTGCTATTATAGTATTTTGA